A region from the Aegilops tauschii subsp. strangulata cultivar AL8/78 chromosome 5, Aet v6.0, whole genome shotgun sequence genome encodes:
- the LOC120964286 gene encoding F-box/FBD/LRR-repeat protein At1g13570, with protein sequence MRWMLQGGRGCQRRSLLRTTMRAIRVGRIRPAMPLDRREEHYQGRRPTRPLHRIASPPGLCTTVSPLGIGMGNYLTSRITAEKHAHVKTSKNRNGRPGVRLQDLPEDVLCTILSKLPAKEAVRASVLSSDWRCAWTACPRLSFGADDVSKNVKGKPQRTKMFIDRVNAGLRKHNGRAVAQIEIKYIFESKLVDHLNNWIRFAMSAHTKNLAFDLAPPNNFPEYGDHYRFPSEQFTDNKSVSCLACLQLSFVRFEPPPTGFIGFPHLRKLHLHVVKTTRQDLESVLCSCVNLEWLSLLRCHLKDEMKVVRRPLCQLRYLKVVHCDITKIEFDAAKLSTFVYDGPYMPITLHHAAKLENAKFWFRRAVFQRCIASLLNGLPDVQKLTLQLGMQRLESRWTLNSPRVFSHLRHAQILLIIHREDSDKILYLVSFLRVAPFIERLEVHFHGLYTLWFATDGPLRQEIPPCEDKYVNLKDMRITGFKGARGQAEFLMYVVENAPAIEAVTVDTAQRLIDAWDPEEPTPRIDSAALNMVRGPLLKRLPPNANLLLV encoded by the exons ATGCGTTGGATGCTGCAGGGTGGCCGTGGCTGCCAGCGTAGGTCGCTGCTGCGAACCACGATGCGGGCAATCCGCGTCGGGAGGATCCGCCCTGCGATGCCTCTGGACCGCCGGGAGGAGCACTATCAAGGCCGAAGGCCGACGCGTCCTCTGCACCGGATAGCGTCGCCGCCAGGGCTGTGCACCACGGTCTCGCCGTTGGG CATTGGAATGGGGAACTATCTGACGAGTAGAATTACGGCAGAGAAGCACGCCCATGTTAAGACTTCCAAGAATCGCAACGGAAGGCCTGGCGTTAGGCTTCAAGACCTTCCAGAG GATGTACTGTGTACAATTTTATCGAAATTACCTGCGAAAGAAGCTGTACGGGCCAGTGTTTTGTCGAGTGACTGGCGATGTGCATGGACAGCTTGCCCCAGGCTAAGCTTTGGTGCCGACGATGTGAGTAAGAATGTGAAGGGGAAACCTCAGCGCACCAAGATGTTCATCGACCGTGTTAATGCGGGTTTGCGCAAGCACAACGGCAGGGCTGTTGCCCAAATTGAGATTAAATATATATTCGAGAGCAAGCTTGTTGATCACCTCAATAATTGGATTAGATTTGCTATGTCAGCACACACAAAGAATCTAGCTTTTGATTTGGCGCCACCAAACAATTTCCCGGAATATGGGGATCATTACAGATTCCCATCTGAACAATTTACAGACAACAAAAGTGTATCCTGTCTAGCCTGTCTTCAACTCAGCTTTGTACGTTTCGAACCACCTCCTACCGGTTTCATAGGTTTCCCACACCTAAGAAAGCTTCATCTCCATGTAGTCAAGACCACTAGGCAGGACCTCgagagtgtcttgtgcagttgcGTTAATCTTGAGTGGCTGAGCTTACTCAGATGCCATCTCAAGGATGAAATGAAGGTGGTTCGGCGGCCATTGTGCCAACTGCGCTACTTGAAAGTCGTGCACTGTGATATAACCAAGATAGAGTTCGATGCTGCAAAGCTCTCCACCTTTGTTTATGATGGACCATACATGCCTATTACCCTCCATCATGCTGCAAAACTGGAAAATGCAAAATTTTGGTTCCGCCGTGCGGTTTTTCAGCGTTGTATCGCGTCGCTCCTCAATGGGCTACCAGATGTACAAAAACTGACATTGCAACTTGGAATGCAACGGCTAGAG AGCCGGTGGACGTTAAATAGCCCTCGAGTGTTTTCTCACCTCAGGCATGCGCAGATACTGTTGATTATACATCGTGAAGATAGTGACAAAATCCTCTACTTAGTTTCTTTTCTAAGGGTTGCTCCGTTCATTGAGAGGTTGGAAGTACAT TTTCATGGCCTTTATACTTTGTGGTTTGCAACCGATGGACCTTTGAGACAAGAAATACCGCCGTGTGAAGATAAATATGTGAATCTGAAGGACATGCGCATTACAGGATTCAAAGGGGCGAGAGGCCAAGCTGAATTCCTTATGTACGTGGTTGAAAATGCTCCTGCAATAGAGGCGGTAACTGTAGATACAGCTCAAAGGCTAATTGATGCTTGGGATCCAGAGGAACCAACCCCTAGAATAGATAGTGCTGCTCTTAATATGGTTAGAGGTCCTCTCCTTAAGAGACTCCCACCGAATGCAAATCTTTTACTTGTTTAA
- the LOC109774403 gene encoding E3 ubiquitin-protein ligase Os03g0188200-like, which yields MKQHWRVNRPLRSRSLPRVDVDVEQGGGRSAATAGIDEAALAAYPTMVYSRATTGEDGTSCAVCLADYADGDELRRLPGCLHAFHQRCIDDWLRQRTSCPLCRAAPPTTGAC from the exons ATGAAACAGCAT TGGCGGGTGAACCGACCGTTGCGGTCGCGGTCgctgccgagggtcgacgtggacgTGGAGCAAGGGGGTGGCCGGTCCGCTGCCACGGCAGGGATCGACGAGGCCGCCCTGGCTGCGTACCCGACGATGGTGTATTCCAGGGCCACAACCGGCGAGGATGGCACGTCGTGCGCCGTGTGCCTGGCGGACTACGcggacggcgacgagctccgccGGCTGCCGGGGTGCCTGCACGCGTTCCACCAGCGGTGCATCGACGACTGGCTGCGGCAGCGGACGAGCTGCCCGCTTTGCCGCGCGGCGCCGCCGACGACCGGCGCGTGCTAA